A genomic segment from Cyanobium sp. NIES-981 encodes:
- the speG gene encoding spermidine N1-acetyltransferase, which yields MSNDLVLRALERGDLRFVHHLNNNRNVMSYWFEEPYESFDELQELYARHIHDIAERRFIAVDSEDQRIGLVELIEIDTIHRRAEFQIIIDPAHQGKGHARALISKALDYAFSILNLHKIYLVVATANQKAIHLYESCGFLDEGYFVKEFFVNGAYQDARRMYILQETYFQLQNQPQSSAPPCPASRS from the coding sequence GGCCCTGGAGCGCGGTGATCTGCGTTTCGTTCATCACCTCAACAACAACCGCAATGTGATGTCGTATTGGTTCGAAGAGCCCTACGAATCCTTCGACGAACTGCAGGAGCTCTACGCGCGCCACATCCATGACATCGCAGAACGGCGTTTCATTGCCGTAGACAGCGAGGATCAGAGGATCGGCCTGGTTGAACTGATCGAGATCGACACCATCCACCGCAGAGCCGAGTTTCAGATCATCATCGATCCGGCCCACCAGGGCAAGGGCCATGCGCGCGCCCTGATCAGCAAGGCTCTCGATTATGCCTTCAGCATCCTCAACCTGCACAAGATCTACCTGGTTGTGGCCACGGCCAACCAGAAGGCGATTCACCTCTACGAGAGCTGCGGCTTTCTGGATGAAGGTTATTTCGTAAAGGAATTCTTCGTGAACGGCGCTTATCAGGATGCCCGGCGCATGTACATCCTTCAAGAGACGTACTTTCAACTCCAGAACCAGCCCCAGTCGTCCGC